Proteins from a single region of Megalopta genalis isolate 19385.01 chromosome 3, iyMegGena1_principal, whole genome shotgun sequence:
- the A4 gene encoding apolipophorin-III-like protein, translating into MKSIFAIALALAVVVTEARVTPATETASTNTNTQGNQLTELINQAQSNINSITKQIQEKLNLPDQEKLLQNVKEQTTNFVATFETYLKNVTKEIQSKGPELETVWNDVKGKITKGLDDVTSGNAKQQLAELEEKFKLGVQAVLTESDNTAKTLSQHSSKIQDEIAKFTKQAVDLTVEATQNINNVLQQTAATPKKD; encoded by the exons ATGAAGAGCATCTTCGCGATCGCGTTAGCACTGGCGGTTGTGGTTACGGAGGCTAGAGTCACGCCGGCCACCGAGACCGCTTCCACTAACACCAATACCCAAGGGAATCAATTAACCGAACTTATTAATCAAGCCCAAAGCAACATCAACAGTATCACGaaacaaatccaagagaaactgAACCTGCCCGATCAAGAGAAGCTCCTGCAAAACGTTAAGGAACAAACGACCAACTTCGTGGCGACCTTTGAAACGTACTTGAAGAACGTTACAAAAGAG ATTCAAAGCAAAGGCCCCGAGTTGGAAACGGTGTGGAACGACGTGAAAGGGAAGATCACCAAAGGCCTGGATGATGTTACCAGTGGAAACGCGAAGCAACAGCTAGCCGAATTGGAGGAGAAATTCAAGCTAGGTGTACAAGCGGTGCTCACAGAATCCGATAACACAGCGAAGACACTGAGTCAGCACTCGAGCAAGATTCAGGACGAGATCGCCAAGTTTACGAAACAGGCGGTCGACTTGACCGTAGAAGCCACACAGAACATAAACAATGTGCTTCAGCAAACCGCGGCTACTCCCAAAAAAGACTAA
- the LOC117229552 gene encoding uncharacterized protein LOC117229552 — MARFLFTALLMVCLFYIFQANPVPDDPQAAPTTPNSLDNIADQVKKAWSSASDTLNQKMGEWVNESNFNDAIEKAKTLLNQAGEHIRKEAEKIGEKLHD, encoded by the exons ATGGCTCGATTTTTATTTACGGCCCTCTTGATGGTCTGCCTGTTCTACATCTTCCAG GCGAATCCTGTGCCGGACGATCCGCAAGCAGCCCCAACAACGCCCAACAGTTTGGATAACATCGCGGACCAGGTGAAAAAAGCTTGGAGCAGCGCATCCGATACGTTGAACCAGAAAATGGGTGAATGGGTGAACGAGAGCAACTTCAACGATGCCATCGAGAAAGCAAAAACATTGTTGAACCAGGCTGGTGAACATATCCGCAAGGAAGCCGAGAAGATCGGTGAAAAGCTCCACGATTAA